A region of Halalkaliarchaeum desulfuricum DNA encodes the following proteins:
- a CDS encoding lipopolysaccharide biosynthesis protein: MRRDGEEAIPEDEREALLTIAHGAVVTSGGVSAQRALITAVEVVLARGLGPTAYGVYALAWRIAQILVRLVTFGSVPALQRYVPAYDDDPNRRATVVGLAYATTVGFGAVIAAGVWWLAPWIGAVTVDQPAFVPTMRWFGFLVVLLGVVMIVSAIFRAIGSARGEVLFNKLLRPGVRLVGATVALALGYSVVGVAGAIVVGTGILAVVAVPIAARVTAIRPSLRAVRSEAERFYNHAAPVAMSSLGKVFQNRIDVILVGALLTAVAAGVYNALLVLIAIAWIPLQSFNMLLPPVASNLYSDDRMETLNAIYTSVTRLIVTTVVPFLAVLVVYGRELLALFGPTYTQGYVPLVVYLGGVFVGSAVGATGWLLMMTDHQYARMILDWLLAVLNVVLTYAFILQFELVGAALGTSIAISVQNGIQVVLLRRFEGLWLFDRTFLTPIAAGVMAGVGMWAIRLAIPGGLAVVPGIVVGIATYLAALHVLGVDPRDRFVVRELAMGYWTNLRGRAQR, encoded by the coding sequence GTGCGTCGAGACGGCGAAGAGGCGATTCCCGAGGACGAACGCGAGGCCCTGCTGACGATCGCACACGGCGCCGTCGTCACCTCCGGCGGGGTCTCCGCCCAGCGAGCGCTGATCACCGCCGTCGAGGTCGTCCTCGCACGAGGGCTCGGTCCGACAGCCTACGGCGTGTACGCGCTGGCCTGGCGGATCGCACAGATCCTCGTTCGGCTAGTCACGTTCGGGAGCGTGCCGGCGCTGCAGCGATACGTCCCCGCCTACGACGACGATCCAAACCGCCGGGCAACCGTCGTCGGGTTGGCCTACGCGACCACTGTCGGGTTCGGCGCCGTTATCGCGGCGGGCGTGTGGTGGCTGGCGCCATGGATCGGCGCCGTCACCGTCGACCAGCCGGCGTTCGTCCCGACGATGCGGTGGTTCGGATTTCTCGTGGTTCTCCTCGGTGTCGTCATGATCGTGTCCGCCATCTTCCGGGCGATCGGCTCCGCTCGCGGTGAAGTGCTGTTCAACAAACTGCTCCGGCCGGGGGTTCGCCTCGTCGGTGCGACGGTCGCACTCGCGCTCGGTTACTCGGTGGTTGGCGTCGCTGGCGCAATCGTCGTCGGGACGGGGATTCTTGCGGTTGTCGCTGTTCCGATTGCGGCACGCGTGACGGCGATCAGACCGTCGTTGCGAGCGGTCAGAAGCGAGGCAGAGCGGTTCTACAACCACGCGGCCCCGGTCGCGATGAGTAGCCTCGGCAAGGTGTTTCAAAACCGGATCGACGTCATTCTGGTCGGGGCGCTGCTCACGGCGGTCGCGGCCGGCGTGTACAACGCCCTGCTGGTGTTGATCGCAATCGCGTGGATCCCGCTCCAGTCGTTCAATATGCTTTTGCCGCCGGTCGCCTCGAACCTGTACTCGGACGATCGGATGGAGACGCTCAACGCGATTTACACGTCGGTGACTCGGCTGATCGTCACCACCGTCGTTCCCTTCCTCGCGGTTCTCGTCGTCTACGGGCGGGAACTTCTCGCGCTGTTCGGGCCGACCTACACGCAGGGGTACGTCCCGCTCGTCGTGTACCTCGGCGGCGTGTTCGTGGGTAGCGCAGTCGGGGCGACCGGCTGGCTGCTGATGATGACCGATCACCAGTACGCCCGGATGATCCTCGACTGGCTGCTCGCGGTGTTGAACGTCGTGTTGACGTACGCGTTCATCCTGCAGTTCGAACTCGTCGGCGCGGCCCTCGGAACGTCCATCGCCATCTCCGTGCAGAACGGGATCCAGGTAGTGTTGTTGCGCCGGTTCGAGGGACTGTGGCTGTTCGACCGGACGTTCCTCACCCCGATCGCGGCCGGCGTGATGGCTGGCGTCGGGATGTGGGCGATCCGACTCGCGATTCCCGGTGGCCTCGCAGTCGTTCCCGGGATCGTCGTCGGGATCGCGACCTATCTGGCGGCGTTACACGTCCTCGGTGTGGATCCTCGAGACCGATTCGTCGTTCGCGAACTCGCGATGGGGTACTGGACGAATCTTCGGGGTCGAGCGCAACGCTGA
- a CDS encoding DUF2237 family protein, whose translation MPERNVLGDELEPCSVDPVTGFERDGCCGTHPNDRGRHELCAMMTDEFLSFSEQQGNDLVTPRPELQFPGLEPGDRWCLCLDRWIEALEATRTHRLPETTVPPVILEATNEAVLDSVEKETLEKHAYDV comes from the coding sequence ATGCCCGAACGGAACGTTCTGGGAGACGAACTCGAACCCTGTAGTGTTGACCCGGTGACCGGCTTCGAGCGCGACGGCTGCTGTGGAACCCATCCGAACGATCGCGGGAGACACGAACTCTGTGCGATGATGACCGACGAGTTCCTCTCCTTTAGCGAACAGCAGGGCAACGACCTCGTCACGCCGCGCCCAGAGTTGCAGTTTCCCGGGCTCGAACCGGGCGATCGCTGGTGTCTCTGTCTCGACCGCTGGATCGAGGCGCTCGAAGCCACCCGAACCCACCGCCTTCCGGAGACGACTGTCCCACCCGTGATTCTGGAAGCCACGAACGAGGCAGTGCTGGACTCGGTCGAGAAGGAGACGCTCGAAAAACACGCTTACGACGTGTGA
- a CDS encoding DNA-3-methyladenine glycosylase family protein produces the protein MQPLNEDSVMAELIEVHGDVTVEPAEDMFRRMTVSIINQQLSTASARAIRERVFDHVEVTPEGILTAEPEELHDLGLSESKVEYLKNVADAHVENGYSVAYFEGMTDEDVIAELTEIRGVGTWTAKMALIFCLGREDVFPVEDLGIRRGMETAYGITERDAMVQKAEEWAPYRSYASRYLWRAVD, from the coding sequence ATGCAGCCGCTGAACGAGGATTCGGTGATGGCCGAGCTGATCGAGGTACACGGGGACGTGACGGTAGAGCCGGCGGAGGACATGTTTCGACGCATGACCGTCTCGATCATCAACCAGCAACTCTCGACTGCCTCCGCCCGGGCGATCCGAGAGCGGGTGTTCGACCACGTCGAGGTGACGCCCGAAGGAATACTCACAGCCGAACCAGAGGAACTCCACGACCTGGGGCTCTCCGAGTCGAAGGTCGAATACCTCAAAAACGTCGCCGACGCGCACGTCGAGAACGGCTATTCTGTGGCCTACTTCGAGGGGATGACCGACGAGGACGTGATCGCAGAACTCACCGAAATCAGGGGCGTTGGAACGTGGACCGCGAAGATGGCGCTCATATTCTGCCTTGGCCGAGAGGACGTCTTCCCCGTCGAGGATCTGGGAATCCGTCGAGGGATGGAAACAGCCTACGGGATCACCGAGCGGGACGCCATGGTTCAAAAGGCCGAGGAGTGGGCTCCATACCGGAGCTATGCGAGTCGGTACCTGTGGCGTGCTGTCGATTAA
- a CDS encoding LiaF transmembrane domain-containing protein has protein sequence MSTVSSTIRSQRLPTGRFLLGALVILVGVLLLFQTTGVFETRQLLQYVPSLFVLLGIWLFVQSGFRSLVGPVVIVGVAGAVQLIVLGYATAEQLVVYWPVLVIALGLSIAMGQYRSSVRRSDASYSSGVTVFGGVEKRNTSEAFVGGDLTTIFGETTLDLRDAQLTDRPARVDLTVLFGEAQVIVPRDWVVQMEVIPILGSAADDRPRRAIGDDMTVELEGATVDRDGVDLVVTGFVAFGEASVRD, from the coding sequence ATGTCTACTGTATCTTCCACGATACGATCGCAACGCCTCCCCACCGGTCGGTTCCTCCTCGGAGCGCTGGTCATTCTGGTGGGTGTGCTCCTGCTGTTCCAGACTACCGGCGTCTTCGAGACCCGACAGCTCTTACAGTACGTTCCCTCGCTGTTCGTCCTGCTGGGAATCTGGCTGTTCGTCCAGAGCGGCTTCCGGAGCCTCGTGGGCCCGGTGGTCATCGTCGGTGTCGCCGGTGCCGTTCAGCTGATCGTTCTCGGGTACGCCACCGCCGAGCAGCTTGTCGTCTACTGGCCCGTGCTGGTGATCGCACTCGGCCTGTCGATCGCGATGGGACAGTACCGATCAAGCGTCCGGCGTTCCGACGCGAGCTACTCCTCCGGGGTGACGGTATTCGGCGGCGTCGAGAAGCGGAACACCTCCGAGGCGTTCGTCGGCGGTGATCTGACGACCATCTTCGGCGAAACCACCCTGGATCTCCGGGACGCCCAGCTCACGGATCGGCCCGCCCGGGTCGACCTGACGGTGCTCTTCGGTGAGGCCCAGGTAATCGTTCCCCGGGACTGGGTAGTCCAGATGGAAGTCATACCCATACTCGGCTCGGCCGCGGACGATCGTCCACGCCGAGCGATCGGGGACGATATGACCGTGGAACTCGAGGGTGCGACCGTGGATCGCGACGGTGTTGATCTCGTGGTCACCGGGTTCGTCGCGTTCGGCGAGGCGTCGGTTCGAGATTAA
- a CDS encoding fumarylacetoacetate hydrolase family protein, translated as MHYARFRDPAGSVRNGTFDPDAETVSFGGASYEVEDSDIDVLPPCEPSKIVCVGRNYADHAEEMGSDVPDRPLLFLKPPNALAAHGDTVTAPADKERIDWEAELAVVIDNQCRNVDAADAMDVVAGFTCMNDLSNREDQRQEQNWVRGKAFDNAAPLGPCVATPEEVPDDAAVRLRVNGETKQDGSRAQFIFDVPTLIEEITAYLTLEPGDVIATGTPEGVGALADGDSVEIEVEGVGTLEHDVVVP; from the coding sequence ATGCACTACGCGAGATTCCGCGATCCAGCCGGCTCGGTCCGGAACGGAACGTTCGATCCCGACGCCGAAACCGTCTCGTTCGGGGGGGCGAGCTACGAGGTCGAGGATTCCGATATCGACGTCCTGCCACCGTGTGAGCCGTCAAAGATCGTCTGTGTCGGGCGCAACTACGCCGACCACGCCGAAGAGATGGGAAGTGACGTCCCGGACCGGCCGCTTCTGTTTTTGAAGCCACCGAACGCGCTCGCGGCCCACGGCGACACCGTCACCGCCCCCGCCGACAAGGAGCGCATCGACTGGGAGGCGGAACTCGCGGTCGTGATCGACAACCAGTGCCGGAACGTCGACGCCGCCGACGCGATGGACGTCGTGGCCGGCTTCACCTGCATGAACGACCTCTCGAACCGGGAGGACCAGCGACAGGAGCAGAACTGGGTTCGGGGGAAGGCGTTCGACAACGCCGCACCTCTCGGCCCCTGCGTCGCGACCCCCGAGGAAGTGCCAGACGACGCGGCCGTCCGGTTGCGTGTGAACGGCGAAACGAAACAGGACGGCTCCCGGGCGCAGTTCATCTTCGACGTCCCGACGCTGATCGAGGAGATCACCGCGTATCTCACCCTGGAGCCGGGCGACGTCATCGCCACCGGCACACCGGAGGGCGTCGGCGCGCTCGCGGACGGTGACTCCGTCGAAATCGAGGTCGAAGGCGTGGGAACCCTCGAACACGACGTCGTCGTTCCGTGA
- a CDS encoding heavy metal translocating P-type ATPase, with amino-acid sequence MGIRRAHIEITGMSCATCSASVEDATLELEGVSAADANFATDEATVEYDPEVVQLEEIFESITEAGYEPLTESRTVGIAGMSCANCSQANETAIEALPGVLSADVNFASDEARVRYNPVDVSLSEIYAAVEDAGYEPIRDAEGDDGTGEGESGARESAARREMRKQWKLTVGGGVLTAPFVLVMIDMFYPGFLPDAIPVFGLSVGVGWLEFVLATLLMATLGREFIRGAWRAFSKSRQANMDTLVAMGTSVGYVYSTAVLAAPALIGYQVAGGLYFEAVAFILWFITLGNWLEARSKAQASDALRKLLEMQADEATVIRDGEEHQVPVEEIEVGDRVKVRPGEKIPVDGVVVDGDSAVDESMLTGESVPVEKSPGDEVVGATVNENGVLVVEATKVGRDTALQQIVERVKEAQSRQPEIQRLVDKVSAYFVPAVIFNAVLWSTLWFLFPEPLYAFVTSLPLWGPVGGGPIGVELGGIPIIEFSMVVLASAILIACPCALGLATPAATMVGSTISATNGVLFKGGDVLEKVRDVDAVVFDKTGTLTHGEMQLTDVVALEPHADGGATADPSEVGDPTETADPSEATGSESPGDSLDAESLLLAVAASAESGSEHPLARAIVAGARERGLDLDDPIEFENVPGHGIRATIPRGEVLVGNRKLLREEGIDPEPAEETLLELERDGKTAMLVALDGQLLGVLANADTVRESAKRTVEALSDRGIAVHMLTGDNERTARAVAEEVGIPADNVRAEVLPEDKADVVDDIQADGSRVVMVGDGVNDAPALTAAHVGIAIGSGTDVAIESADVTLMRDDPADVLKALRISEATISKVRQNLFWAFAYNATLIPVASLGLLNPALAGLAMAGSSVSVMANSLAFRGYDPHEDYTLAVLKPFRALWN; translated from the coding sequence ATGGGTATTCGCAGAGCGCACATCGAGATCACGGGCATGTCGTGTGCGACGTGTTCCGCCTCCGTCGAGGACGCGACCCTCGAGCTCGAGGGCGTTTCGGCGGCCGACGCCAACTTCGCGACCGACGAGGCGACCGTCGAGTACGACCCCGAGGTCGTCCAGCTGGAGGAGATCTTCGAGTCGATCACCGAGGCAGGGTACGAGCCGCTCACGGAGTCGCGAACGGTCGGCATCGCGGGCATGTCGTGTGCGAACTGTTCGCAGGCGAACGAGACGGCGATCGAGGCACTGCCGGGCGTGCTTTCGGCGGACGTCAATTTCGCGTCCGACGAGGCTCGGGTGCGGTACAACCCCGTCGACGTCTCACTGTCGGAGATTTACGCCGCCGTAGAGGACGCCGGCTACGAGCCGATCCGGGACGCGGAGGGAGACGACGGCACCGGGGAGGGAGAGTCTGGGGCACGGGAGTCCGCCGCCCGGCGGGAAATGCGCAAGCAGTGGAAGCTCACCGTCGGCGGGGGCGTGTTGACCGCGCCGTTCGTCCTGGTGATGATCGACATGTTCTATCCGGGCTTTCTGCCCGACGCGATCCCGGTCTTCGGTCTCTCCGTCGGCGTCGGTTGGCTGGAGTTCGTGCTGGCGACGCTCCTGATGGCCACGCTCGGTCGGGAGTTCATCCGGGGCGCCTGGCGCGCGTTCTCGAAGAGCCGTCAAGCGAACATGGACACGCTTGTGGCAATGGGGACGAGCGTCGGCTACGTCTACTCGACGGCGGTCCTTGCCGCCCCTGCCTTGATCGGCTACCAGGTCGCCGGGGGCCTCTACTTCGAGGCGGTCGCGTTCATCCTGTGGTTCATCACGCTGGGCAACTGGCTCGAGGCGCGCTCGAAGGCGCAGGCAAGCGACGCCCTGCGCAAACTCCTGGAGATGCAGGCTGACGAGGCGACGGTGATCCGGGACGGGGAAGAGCACCAGGTACCCGTAGAAGAGATCGAGGTCGGCGACCGGGTCAAGGTCAGACCGGGTGAGAAGATTCCCGTCGACGGGGTCGTGGTGGACGGAGACTCCGCGGTCGACGAGTCGATGTTGACCGGGGAGTCCGTCCCGGTAGAGAAGTCGCCCGGCGACGAGGTCGTCGGGGCGACCGTGAACGAAAACGGCGTGCTCGTCGTCGAGGCGACGAAGGTCGGCCGCGACACCGCGCTCCAGCAGATCGTCGAGCGGGTAAAGGAGGCGCAGTCGCGTCAGCCGGAGATCCAGCGGCTCGTCGACAAAGTCAGCGCCTACTTCGTGCCCGCCGTCATCTTCAACGCGGTGCTCTGGTCGACGCTGTGGTTCCTGTTTCCCGAACCGCTGTACGCGTTCGTCACGTCGCTTCCGCTGTGGGGTCCGGTTGGCGGGGGTCCGATCGGCGTCGAACTCGGCGGAATTCCGATCATCGAGTTCTCGATGGTCGTGCTCGCCTCCGCGATTTTGATCGCGTGTCCCTGTGCGCTCGGGCTCGCGACGCCGGCGGCGACGATGGTCGGGTCGACGATCTCGGCCACCAACGGCGTCCTGTTCAAAGGCGGCGACGTACTCGAGAAGGTCCGCGACGTCGACGCGGTCGTCTTCGACAAGACCGGCACCCTGACCCACGGCGAGATGCAGCTCACCGACGTGGTCGCGCTGGAGCCCCACGCGGACGGTGGGGCAACGGCAGACCCCTCGGAGGTCGGCGATCCTACGGAGACTGCCGATCCCTCGGAGGCCACAGGCTCGGAATCTCCGGGTGACTCGCTCGACGCCGAGTCGCTGTTGCTCGCGGTCGCTGCAAGCGCCGAGTCGGGCTCGGAACACCCGCTCGCGCGGGCGATCGTCGCCGGCGCTCGCGAGCGCGGACTCGATCTCGATGACCCCATCGAATTCGAGAACGTTCCCGGCCACGGCATTCGGGCGACTATCCCCCGCGGGGAGGTACTCGTGGGGAATCGCAAACTGCTTCGCGAGGAGGGGATCGACCCCGAACCCGCCGAGGAAACGCTGCTCGAACTCGAACGGGACGGGAAAACTGCCATGCTCGTCGCACTCGACGGGCAGTTGCTGGGCGTGCTCGCGAACGCGGACACGGTCCGGGAGAGCGCAAAGCGGACTGTCGAGGCGCTGTCCGACCGCGGGATCGCCGTTCACATGCTCACCGGCGACAACGAGCGGACCGCCCGGGCGGTAGCCGAGGAGGTCGGCATTCCGGCCGACAACGTCCGTGCGGAGGTGCTCCCCGAGGACAAGGCGGACGTGGTCGACGACATCCAGGCGGACGGCTCCCGCGTGGTGATGGTCGGCGACGGCGTCAACGACGCGCCGGCGCTCACCGCCGCCCATGTCGGTATCGCTATCGGTTCGGGCACCGACGTCGCAATCGAGTCTGCGGACGTAACCCTGATGCGCGACGACCCGGCGGACGTGTTGAAGGCACTGCGGATCTCCGAGGCGACGATCTCGAAGGTCCGGCAGAACCTCTTTTGGGCGTTCGCCTACAACGCGACGCTCATTCCGGTCGCCTCGCTCGGACTGTTGAACCCCGCGCTGGCGGGGCTGGCGATGGCCGGTTCGTCGGTGTCGGTGATGGCGAACTCGCTTGCGTTCCGCGGGTACGATCCCCACGAGGATTACACGCTCGCGGTACTCAAGCCGTTCCGGGCGCTGTGGAACTGA